One Mesorhizobium sp. L-2-11 genomic region harbors:
- the hemW gene encoding radical SAM family heme chaperone HemW, with protein sequence MTMLLDRSPGFGVYVHWPFCAAKCPYCDFNSHVRHQPVDQERFARAFETELATMRNRTGPREVTSIFLGGGTPSLMKPQTVATVLDAVAKNWTVPAGIEVTLEANPSSVEAERFRGYRAAGVNRVSLGVQALNDKDLRFLGRLHSVDEALHAIGLAREIFPRLSFDLIYARPGQTAEAWQAELEQAIGHAADHLSLYQLTIEEGTPFHALHAARKFAIPDNDHAADLYALTQEITAAHGLPAYEISNHARSGAESRHNLTYWRYGEYVGVGPGAHGRFVENGRRVVTIAERMPETWANLVEAKGHGVTGGEILTRSEEADEFLLMGLRLAEGIDLSRYEAFSGRGLSTARLSVLQGEGLVAPIGNARLRATPAGMIVLDAVVADLAR encoded by the coding sequence ATGACCATGCTGCTCGACCGCAGCCCCGGTTTCGGCGTCTACGTTCACTGGCCGTTCTGCGCGGCCAAGTGCCCCTATTGCGACTTCAACAGCCATGTCCGCCACCAGCCGGTCGATCAGGAGCGGTTTGCACGCGCCTTCGAGACCGAGCTTGCGACGATGCGCAACCGCACCGGACCGCGCGAGGTGACCAGCATTTTTCTCGGCGGCGGCACGCCATCGCTGATGAAGCCGCAAACCGTGGCGACGGTGCTGGACGCGGTGGCGAAGAACTGGACAGTGCCCGCCGGCATCGAGGTGACGCTGGAAGCCAACCCGTCTTCGGTCGAGGCCGAGCGCTTTCGCGGCTACCGGGCGGCAGGCGTCAACCGGGTGTCGCTCGGCGTGCAGGCGCTGAACGACAAGGATCTGCGCTTCCTCGGCCGACTGCACAGTGTCGATGAAGCGCTGCATGCAATCGGTCTGGCGCGTGAGATTTTCCCGCGGCTGTCGTTCGACCTGATCTACGCACGGCCCGGCCAGACAGCGGAAGCGTGGCAGGCGGAGCTCGAGCAGGCGATCGGCCACGCCGCCGACCACCTGTCGCTCTACCAGCTGACCATCGAGGAAGGCACGCCGTTCCACGCACTGCATGCGGCCAGGAAATTCGCTATCCCCGACAATGACCATGCCGCCGATCTCTACGCGTTGACGCAGGAGATCACCGCGGCGCATGGGCTGCCGGCCTACGAGATTTCCAACCACGCCAGATCAGGCGCCGAAAGCCGGCACAATCTCACCTATTGGCGCTATGGCGAATATGTCGGCGTCGGTCCCGGCGCGCATGGCCGCTTCGTCGAAAACGGCCGACGCGTGGTGACGATCGCCGAAAGAATGCCGGAAACCTGGGCCAATCTGGTCGAGGCCAAGGGCCATGGCGTCACCGGCGGCGAGATCTTGACGCGCTCGGAAGAGGCAGACGAGTTCCTGTTGATGGGGCTGAGGCTGGCCGAGGGCATCGACCTCTCACGCTACGAAGCGTTTTCCGGCCGCGGCCTGTCGACGGCGCGGCTGTCGGTGCTGCAGGGCGAGGGACTGGTGGCGCCGATCGGCAACGCCCGCCTGCGCGCCACGCCGGCCGGCATGATCGTGCTCGACGCGGTGGTGGCGGATTTGGCGCGGTAA
- a CDS encoding VOC family protein, with amino-acid sequence MTPSAILESALYVTDLDVAEKFYTDVLGLDLLGKVDGRHLFFRCGDGVLLIFNAEATKVPPAPDARLKVPPHGTVGDGHLCFAASADEIVRWRAHLERKKIAIESEFEWPQGGRSIYIRDPSGNSIEFAEPRIWGI; translated from the coding sequence ATGACCCCCTCCGCTATCCTCGAATCAGCGCTGTACGTCACCGACCTCGATGTTGCGGAAAAATTCTACACCGATGTGCTTGGGCTCGATCTGCTGGGCAAGGTCGACGGCAGGCATCTTTTCTTCCGTTGCGGGGACGGCGTGCTGCTTATCTTCAACGCCGAGGCGACCAAGGTGCCGCCGGCGCCCGATGCCAGGCTGAAAGTGCCGCCGCACGGCACGGTCGGCGACGGCCATCTCTGCTTTGCGGCGAGCGCGGACGAGATCGTGCGCTGGAGAGCGCATCTTGAGCGCAAGAAAATCGCCATCGAAAGCGAGTTCGAATGGCCGCAGGGTGGCCGCTCGATCTATATTCGCGACCCCTCCGGCAATTCGATCGAATTCGCAGAACCAAGAATCTGGGGCATCTGA
- a CDS encoding adenylate/guanylate cyclase domain-containing protein, which translates to MSAILTELSNREAYELGDFNLIGRGENATIRLADGEVSRQHATIRRDGANYWVVDVGSANGSYVNDVALTTARVLHTGDRVQFGRSIFLFEQGTTAPDLDSPAANTKTQWGKPAAPKSRPATLFVADLKGFTGISARLSPEQVAALLAEWYMDCNVILKHYGASIDKFIGDCVFAYWHGTAADVCVCAVQAAQALRAAEDAATSPTRVLVREQHDIVLDCRIGLHVGEVAIGAMGKGINTALGDAVNLAFRIEGLTRKLDKPLLVSAQFVEHWPEGRHYFRSCGYHEVKGRAETIEVFSLK; encoded by the coding sequence ATGTCGGCAATTTTAACCGAACTGAGCAACAGAGAGGCCTATGAGCTGGGAGATTTCAACCTGATTGGTCGTGGCGAAAATGCCACCATACGCCTGGCAGACGGGGAAGTTTCGCGCCAGCATGCAACGATCCGGCGCGACGGCGCGAACTACTGGGTTGTTGATGTCGGCAGTGCCAATGGCAGCTATGTGAATGACGTGGCGCTGACAACCGCGCGTGTGCTGCACACCGGCGATCGCGTCCAGTTCGGCAGATCGATTTTTCTTTTCGAACAGGGCACGACTGCCCCCGATCTGGATTCGCCAGCGGCGAACACAAAAACGCAATGGGGCAAGCCGGCAGCCCCCAAGAGCCGGCCGGCCACCCTGTTCGTTGCTGATTTGAAGGGGTTTACCGGAATTAGCGCAAGGCTATCGCCGGAACAGGTGGCCGCCCTCCTGGCCGAGTGGTATATGGACTGCAATGTGATCTTGAAGCACTACGGTGCCTCGATCGACAAATTCATCGGTGATTGTGTATTTGCTTATTGGCACGGGACCGCAGCGGATGTCTGTGTCTGTGCGGTTCAGGCTGCCCAGGCGCTGCGCGCTGCGGAAGACGCGGCTACGTCGCCGACCCGAGTACTGGTCAGGGAACAACACGACATCGTACTCGACTGCCGCATTGGCCTTCATGTCGGTGAAGTTGCTATCGGCGCCATGGGCAAAGGCATCAACACCGCGCTGGGCGATGCCGTGAATTTGGCCTTTCGTATTGAGGGATTGACGCGAAAACTGGACAAGCCGCTGTTGGTCAGCGCCCAATTCGTCGAGCACTGGCCTGAAGGCAGACATTATTTCAGGTCCTGCGGCTATCACGAGGTCAAAGGGCGCGCCGAGACGATCGAGGTATTCAGCCTGAAATAG
- the rdgB gene encoding RdgB/HAM1 family non-canonical purine NTP pyrophosphatase — protein sequence MHSLDGHEIVVASHNAGKLREFADLMAPFGIEAKSAKDYGLPEPDETGTTFEENAYIKAVAAAKATGLPALSDDSGLCVDALSGAPGVYTANWAEAPDGSRDFGMAMQRAEVALQEVGAVDPAQRKGRFVAVICLAFPDGAAEYFRGEVGGTLIWPPRGELGFGYDPVFVPDGFEKTFGEMTAEEKHGWKPGQPTALSHRARAFQKFALARLDLARSTVK from the coding sequence ATGCATTCGCTTGATGGACATGAGATCGTTGTCGCCAGCCACAATGCCGGCAAATTGCGCGAATTCGCCGATCTGATGGCGCCGTTCGGAATAGAAGCGAAGTCGGCCAAGGACTATGGCCTGCCGGAGCCGGACGAGACCGGCACCACCTTCGAGGAGAACGCCTATATCAAAGCTGTTGCCGCCGCCAAGGCGACGGGTCTGCCGGCATTGTCGGACGATTCCGGCCTGTGTGTCGATGCGCTAAGCGGAGCGCCCGGCGTCTACACCGCCAACTGGGCCGAGGCGCCGGACGGGTCCCGCGACTTCGGCATGGCGATGCAGCGAGCCGAAGTGGCGTTGCAGGAAGTCGGCGCGGTTGATCCTGCGCAGCGCAAGGGTCGCTTCGTCGCCGTCATCTGCCTGGCCTTTCCCGACGGCGCGGCCGAATATTTCCGCGGTGAGGTCGGGGGCACGCTGATATGGCCGCCGCGCGGCGAACTCGGCTTCGGCTACGACCCGGTGTTCGTGCCGGACGGTTTCGAAAAGACCTTCGGCGAGATGACCGCAGAGGAGAAACATGGCTGGAAGCCTGGCCAGCCGACGGCATTGTCGCATCGGGCTCGCGCCTTCCAGAAATTCGCGCTGGCCAGACTGGATTTGGCGCGATCGACCGTGAAATGA